Within the Tessaracoccus flavescens genome, the region GGGGACCCAGGCTGCGTGCAGGCACGACCACTGGGCGCTGACGGCGGCCTTCCACTCCTCCTCGGTCGGCGTCGTCGCCGGCTCCGGGCATCCGGTGAGCGTCACTGGCGGCAGGGCGTCGAGCGGGGTGACCTGGGCGGCGTACAGCGGCGAGTCAGGGTCGGGGGCAGGCAGCGCGGGCCACGTCATGGGTGGCAGCTCCCATGAGCGCGCGCCGGGATCGGCGGCGACGGTGACGCTCGGCACGGTTGTCGGCGAGGGTGTGGGGGTCGGCCGCGGCGAGGGCGTCCAGGTCCGCTCCATCGACGGCGTGGGCGTCGGCGCGACGGTCGGGGTGCTCGGCGGTGGCTCGACGCTCTCCCGGCCGCGCCTGTCGGCCACGACGAGCCCGACTGTGATCACGGCGGCGACGACCAGCACCGCGGTGGCGAGGATGCCGACGCGCATCGCGACGGTCGGGCCCGGCTCCGGGGGTGCAGGCTGCCAGGCGAGTCGCTGGTGCGAGGAGGGGGGCGGAGGGACCCAGGCGGGCGGCCTGCCCGGCGGGTTCTGCGGCGGAGCGCCCCACTGGATACCCGAGACGGGCGGGGGCGCGTTGGGCGGCGGTGGCCGGTCCAGAGAGGGTCCGGGAGCCGCCGGAGGGGGTGCATCATCGGCCTGGTGCGACCAGTTCTGCATCGCTGAGCCTCCTAACCCTCCGTCCAGCAGGGTTACCTTACCTGCTCACAGGATCAGAAGATCAGGACGGCGACGAGGATCGCGATGATCGCGATCAGCACCACGCCGACGCCCGCGACCGCCAACCCCATGGGGGCGAGGTTGCGCGACTGGGTGACCTCGCCGGCGGGCAGGTTGCCCTGCTGCACGATGGCCGGGGTGTTGTCCGCCGCCGCGGGCAGCTGCTCGATCACCGGCACCAGGTCACCCAGGGAGCGCGCCGCGTAGACAACATCCATCGCCTCGGCGTACTGGTCGTGGGTGATCCTGCCGTCTGCGAAGGCCGCGTTGAGGCGCTGGGTCAACGACTCGCGTTCGGCATCATCGACGGTGTCGGCGGAACGTTGCAGGTACTTGGAACTCGGGGGCAGCGCCATGCCACCCATCATAGGTCAGCGTCAGTCAGCCAGCGGAGCGAAGTTCGCGCCGAGCAGCGAGGCCCCGCCGTCGGGCTCCGTGAGCACCCATGCCCCGCCGGGGGTGACGGCGACGGTGTTCTCCCAGTGCGATCCACGGGAGCCGTCGCGGCTGACCACCGTCCAGTCGTCGTCGAGTTCGAGGGTCTGGTGCGTGCCGGTGGTGAGCATCGGCTCGATGGCGATCGCCATGCCTGGCCGGAGCCGGGGCGTCGGCCGCGGCCGGTACCAGTTCGGCACGTCGGGACTCATGTGCATCTCGGTGCCGATGCCGTGCCCGGTGTACTCGCGCAGCGTCCCGTAGCGCACAGGCAGCGACTTGACGTAGCCCTCGATGGCCTTTGATACGTCGCCGACCCGGCTGCCCTCGTGCGTGGTGCGCGCGCCCGCCCAGAAGGCCTGCCTGGTCGCCTCGATCAGGGCGACGTCTGCCGGGTCGGGGGTGCCGACGATGATCGTGCGGGCCGCGTCTGCGTGCCAGCCCTTCACGATGGCGCCGAAGTCGATGGAGACGACGTCACCGTCGGCGAGCACCCGCTCGCCAGGGATGCCGTGGACGAGTTCGTCGTTGACGGAGATGCAGGCGACGCCCGGGAACGGCGTGCCGTACTCGGCCCCGTAGCCGAGGAACGACGAGGTGGCCCCGTTGGCTGCCAGGATCTCGCGGCCGATCGCGTCGAGCTCCCGGGTGGTCACGCCTACCGCAGCGGCGCCGCACATCGCCTCGAGACCCTTCGCGACGACGAGCCCTGCGGCCCGCATCAGGCGGATCTCGTCGCTCGACTTGATCTCGATGTGGCTCATGCCGGGGGCTCAGGCCTTGACGTGGGCGTCGACCAGGTCGAACATGCGCTGGCGCACGTCCTCGACGGTTCCGGTGCCCTCCACCTCGACCAGGAGGCCGCCGCGCTCATAGTGGGACAGCAGCGGCGCCGTCTGGCCGGCGTAGACCTCCATCCGGCGACGGATGGTGTCCTCGTTGTCGTCGGCGCGGCCCTCGATCTCGGCGCGGTCGAGCAGTCGCTGCACCAGCGCCTCCGGCTCCACCATCAGGGACACGACGGCGTCGAGCTTCTCGCCGCGCTCGGAGAGGTAGCGGTCGAGGAAGTGCACCTGGTGCATGGTCCGCGGGAAGCCGTCGAGCAGGAAGCCCGGCTCGCAGTCGGGCTCCGCGAGCCGTGAGGCGACGATCTCCTCGGTCACATCGTCGGGGACGTACTCGCCCGCGTCGATGATCGCCTTCACCTTGACGCCGAGCGGCGTCTGGTTCTTGATGTTGTACCGGAAGATCTCACCGGTGGAGATCGCCGGTACGCCGTAGCGCTCGGCCAAGGCAGTCGCCTGCGTGCCCTTCCCGGCACCAGGCGCTCCCATGATCAGAAGTTTCACTTCAGGAAGCCCTCGTAGTTGCGTTGCTGGAGCTGGCTCTCGATCTTCTTGACCGTGTCAAGACCGACGCCGACGATGATCAGGATCGAGGTGCCGCCGAATGGGAAGTTCTGCTGCGCGCCGACGGCCATGAATGCGATGGTCGGGATCAGGGCGATCACGGCCAGGTACAGGGAGCCCGGGGCGGTCAGGCGCGACAGAACGTACGAGAGGTACCGCTCGGTGGGCTTGCCTGGGCGGATGCCTGGGATGAAGCCGCCGTACTTCTTCATGTTGTCCGCGACCTCTTCAGGGTTGAAGGTGATGGACACGTAGAAGTAGGAGAAGGCGATGATGAGGACGAACTGCACGAGGCTGTAGACCCAGGAGTAGACCCCGGTGCCGGTGAAGTTCGCGGTGATCCACTGCGACACGGCGCCCTCGGGCCGGAAGGTCGCGTAGAGGACAGGGAGGTACATGATCGACGAGGCGAAAATGACCGGGATGACGCCGGACTGGTTGACCTTCAGCGGGATGTAGGTGGTGGAACCACCGACGAGGCGACGGCCGACCATGCGCTTGGCGTACTGGACGGGGATGCGACGCTGACCCTGCTCGACAAAGATGATGCCGAGCATCACGAGCAGGCCGATGCCGATCACGACGAAGAACAGCACCCAGCCGGTGACGCCGGGATGGCCCTGCTTGATGGACCAGAGGCCGGCGGGGAAGCTGGCGGCGATCTGGGTGAAGATCATGATCGACATGCCGTTGCCGACGCCGCGCTCGGTGATGAGCTCACCCATCCACATGATGATCGCGGTGCCCGCAGTCATGATGAGGATCATGGTGATCAGCGGGAACAGCTCCTGCGAGTAGAGGATGCCGTCACAGCCCTGCAGGAGCTGGCCGGTGCGAGCCATGGTGACGAACGCGGTGGCGTTGAGCACGGCGAGGACCAGCGTCAGGTAGCGCGTGTACTCGGTGATCTTGGCGGTGCCGGAGGCACCCTCCTTCTTCAGCGCCTCGAGGCGCGGGATCACGACGGTGAGCAGCTGCAGGATGATCGAGCTCGTGATGTAGGGCATGATGCCGAGCGCGAAGATGGTCAGCTGCAGCAGCGCGCCACCCGAGAACAGGTTCACGATGTTGTAGATGCCTGCCTGGTCGCCGGTGCTGGCGATCGCGACACACTGGTCGATCCTGGCCATGTTCACGTTCGGCGTCGGGATCGACGAGCCAAGTCGGAACACGGCGACGATGCCCAACGTGAAGAGGAGCTTCTTGCGAAGGTCCGGTGTCTTCAACGCGTTAGCGAGAGCGGAGAGCATCCAAGACTACTTTCGACTAGTGACATGACACGGCGACGTGCGAGGCACGGCAACCACCGCAGCCTACCAAGCACTCCCCCACCACCAAAACTCCCTTCCCAGTCTCAGTGAGCGCCGGACGGGCGGGCATGCGAAAGGGTGGGGCCGGAGAACCGGACCCACCCCTTCAGATCTTGCTGATCAGATCGCGTTGGCGGAACCGCCAGCGGCCTCCAGCTTCTCCTTTGCGGAGTTGGAGAACGCGTTGGCGCTCACCTTCAGCGCGACGGACACGTCACCGGTGCCGAGCACCTTGACGAGCGAACCGTCACGCACGGCGCCGGCCTCCACGAGGTCGGCGACGGTGACGTCGCCACCCTTCGGGAAGAGCTCGGCGATGCGACCGACGTTGACGACCTGGTATTCCACCCGGAACGGGTTCTTGAAGCCCTTGAGCTTCGGCAGGCGCATGTGGATCGGCATCTGGCCGCCCTCGAAGTTCTGAGGAACGTTCTTGCGCGCGCCGGTGCCCTTGGTACCGCGACCCGCGGTCTTACCCTTCGAACCCTCACCACGGCCGACACGAGTCTTCTCGGTCTTGGCGCCGGGGGCGGGACGCAGATGGTGCAGCTTGAGCGACATGGTCACTTCACCTCTTCCACGGTAACGAGATGGGCAACCGTGCGGATCATGCCACGGACCTCGGGACGGTCCTCGCGCGTCACGGTGTCACCGATCCGCTTGAGGCCGAGGGTACGCAGCGTGTCACGCTGGTACTGCTTGCCGCCCACCCCAGACTTTGACTGGGTGATCTTGAGCTCTGCCATTACTTGGCCACCTCTTCCTTTGCTGCGCGCAGCAGGGCGGCGGGGGCCACGTCTTCGACGGGCAGACCGCGACGCTGAGCGACAGCCTCGGGGGTCTCGAGCTGCTTGAGCGCGTCAACGGTGGCGTGCACCACGTTGATGGCGTTCGAGGAACCGAGCGACTTCGACAGGACGTCGTGGACGCCGGCGCACTCGAGCACCGCACGCGCGGAGCCGCCTGCGATGACACCGGTACCGGGCGAAGCCGGACGCAGCAGCACGACGCCGCCGGCCTTCTCACCTTCGACCGAGTGCGGGATGGTGCGCTGGATCAGCGGAACGCGGAAGAAGTGCTTCTTGGCCTCTTCAACGCCCTTGGCGATGGCGGCCGGCACCTCCTTCGCCTTGCCGTAGCCGATGCCGACCATACCCTCGCCGTCGCCGACGACGACCAGCGCGGTGAAGCTGAAGCGACGACCACCCTGGACGACCTTGGCGACGCGGTTGATGCTCACCACGCGCTCGAGGTACTTGCTTTCTTCCTTCTGAGCCTGGCCACGACGATCGTCACGGCCACGACGCTCACCCGCGCCGGAACGGCGCTGCTGGGTTTCACTCATCGTGAATTCCTTTCGTCGTGTTAGAAGCCGAGCCCGGCCTCGCGGGCGGCGTCGGCCAGGGCCGCGATCCGCCCGTGGTACTTGTTACCTGCACGGTCGAAGACGACCTGCTCGACACCGGCGGCCTTGGCACGCTCGGCGATCATGGAACCGACCTTGCGGGCCTTCTCCGACTTGTCTCCGTCGGCCGAACGCAGGTCGGCCTCCATCGTCGAGGCGGAGGCGAGCGTCTTGCCCTGCTTGTCGTCGATCACCTGAACGAACAGGTGGCGCGACGAGCGGGTGACGACAAGGCGGGGACGGTCGGCCGAGCCGTTGATCTTCTTGCGTGCACGCAGCTGACGACGTGCGCGTGAAGCGGTCTTCGGAGCAAGCGACTTGGTGTGCTTGATCGAGATGGCCATTACTTACCAGCCTTTCCAGCCTTGCGGCGGACGTGCTCGCCCGCGTAGCGGACGCCCTTGCCCTTGTACGGCTCGGGCTTGCGAATCTTGCGGATGTTGGCCGCGGTCTCGCCGACAAGCTGCTTGTCGATGCCCTTGACCGAGAAACGGGTGGGGGTCTCGACAATGAACTCGATGCCCTCAGGCGCGTCCACGATCACCGGGTGCGAGAAGCCGAGCGCGAACTCGAGCTGCTTCGGACCCTTGGAGATCACGCGGTAACCGACGCCGACGATCTCGAGCTTCTTCTCGTAGCCCTCGGTGACGCCGAGCATCATGTTGTTGACAAGGGTGCGGGTCAGGCCGTGCAGCGAACGCGACTCGCGCTCGTCGTTCGGGCGCGAAACCTGCAGCTGGCCGTCTTCGCCCTTGGCGATGGTGATCGGCTCAGCGACGGTGAGCGTCAGGGTGCCCTTCGGGCCCTTGACGTCGACCTTCTGGCCGTCGAGCTTGACGTCCACACCGGACGGAATGGCGATGGGGAGCCTGCCAATTCGTGACATTTTGTGTTTCTCCTTACCTTCGCCGGATCACCAGACGTAGGCGAGCACTTCGCCGCCCACGGACTTGGACTTGGCGTCGCGGTCAGTCAGCAGACCGTGCGACGTCGAGATGATCGCGATGCCGAGGCCGTTGAGCACCTTGGGGAGCTCGTTGGACTTCGCGTAGACGCGAAGGCCCGGCTTGCTGATGCGGCGGATGCCGACTATCGAGCGCTCGCGCGACTCGCCGTACTTGAGCGTCAGCTTCAGAACCTTGCCGACCTGACCCTCGACCTCGGTGAGCTCGTAATCGGCGATGTAGCCGTTGGCCTTGAGGATCTCGGCGATACCGACCTTGATCTTCGATGACGGCATGGACGTGGAATCCAGGAACGCCTGGTTGGCGTTGCGCAGACGCGTGAGCATGTCTGCGATCGGATCAGTCATCGTCATGACTTGTTGCCTCTTTTCTTACACCGGTTTCCGGAACCCGGACCTGGTGTCAGTTGAATGGAATGCGGGGTCGGGTCACCAGGACGACTTGGTCACACCGGGGAGTTCCCCAGCGTGGGCCATGTCGCGCAGGCAGATGCGGCACAGACCGAACTTGCGGTAGACCGAGTGGGGTCGACCGCACTTCTGGCAGCGCGTGTAGGCGCGCACACCGAACTTCGGCTTGCGGGACTGCTTGACCTTGAGTGCTGTCTTAGCCATGGACTAATCGCCTCACTTCTTCTTCTTGGCGTAGTAAGCGGGGCCGCGCTTGGCCTTCTGCTTCTTCGGGTCGTCGA harbors:
- the secY gene encoding preprotein translocase subunit SecY, producing the protein MLSALANALKTPDLRKKLLFTLGIVAVFRLGSSIPTPNVNMARIDQCVAIASTGDQAGIYNIVNLFSGGALLQLTIFALGIMPYITSSIILQLLTVVIPRLEALKKEGASGTAKITEYTRYLTLVLAVLNATAFVTMARTGQLLQGCDGILYSQELFPLITMILIMTAGTAIIMWMGELITERGVGNGMSIMIFTQIAASFPAGLWSIKQGHPGVTGWVLFFVVIGIGLLVMLGIIFVEQGQRRIPVQYAKRMVGRRLVGGSTTYIPLKVNQSGVIPVIFASSIMYLPVLYATFRPEGAVSQWITANFTGTGVYSWVYSLVQFVLIIAFSYFYVSITFNPEEVADNMKKYGGFIPGIRPGKPTERYLSYVLSRLTAPGSLYLAVIALIPTIAFMAVGAQQNFPFGGTSILIIVGVGLDTVKKIESQLQQRNYEGFLK
- the rplO gene encoding 50S ribosomal protein L15 is translated as MSLKLHHLRPAPGAKTEKTRVGRGEGSKGKTAGRGTKGTGARKNVPQNFEGGQMPIHMRLPKLKGFKNPFRVEYQVVNVGRIAELFPKGGDVTVADLVEAGAVRDGSLVKVLGTGDVSVALKVSANAFSNSAKEKLEAAGGSANAI
- a CDS encoding adenylate kinase is translated as MKLLIMGAPGAGKGTQATALAERYGVPAISTGEIFRYNIKNQTPLGVKVKAIIDAGEYVPDDVTEEIVASRLAEPDCEPGFLLDGFPRTMHQVHFLDRYLSERGEKLDAVVSLMVEPEALVQRLLDRAEIEGRADDNEDTIRRRMEVYAGQTAPLLSHYERGGLLVEVEGTGTVEDVRQRMFDLVDAHVKA
- the rplF gene encoding 50S ribosomal protein L6 — its product is MSRIGRLPIAIPSGVDVKLDGQKVDVKGPKGTLTLTVAEPITIAKGEDGQLQVSRPNDERESRSLHGLTRTLVNNMMLGVTEGYEKKLEIVGVGYRVISKGPKQLEFALGFSHPVIVDAPEGIEFIVETPTRFSVKGIDKQLVGETAANIRKIRKPEPYKGKGVRYAGEHVRRKAGKAGK
- the map gene encoding type I methionyl aminopeptidase, which translates into the protein MSHIEIKSSDEIRLMRAAGLVVAKGLEAMCGAAAVGVTTRELDAIGREILAANGATSSFLGYGAEYGTPFPGVACISVNDELVHGIPGERVLADGDVVSIDFGAIVKGWHADAARTIIVGTPDPADVALIEATRQAFWAGARTTHEGSRVGDVSKAIEGYVKSLPVRYGTLREYTGHGIGTEMHMSPDVPNWYRPRPTPRLRPGMAIAIEPMLTTGTHQTLELDDDWTVVSRDGSRGSHWENTVAVTPGGAWVLTEPDGGASLLGANFAPLAD
- the rpsH gene encoding 30S ribosomal protein S8; translated protein: MTMTDPIADMLTRLRNANQAFLDSTSMPSSKIKVGIAEILKANGYIADYELTEVEGQVGKVLKLTLKYGESRERSIVGIRRISKPGLRVYAKSNELPKVLNGLGIAIISTSHGLLTDRDAKSKSVGGEVLAYVW
- the rpsE gene encoding 30S ribosomal protein S5; protein product: MSETQQRRSGAGERRGRDDRRGQAQKEESKYLERVVSINRVAKVVQGGRRFSFTALVVVGDGEGMVGIGYGKAKEVPAAIAKGVEEAKKHFFRVPLIQRTIPHSVEGEKAGGVVLLRPASPGTGVIAGGSARAVLECAGVHDVLSKSLGSSNAINVVHATVDALKQLETPEAVAQRRGLPVEDVAPAALLRAAKEEVAK
- a CDS encoding DUF1707 SHOCT-like domain-containing protein codes for the protein MALPPSSKYLQRSADTVDDAERESLTQRLNAAFADGRITHDQYAEAMDVVYAARSLGDLVPVIEQLPAAADNTPAIVQQGNLPAGEVTQSRNLAPMGLAVAGVGVVLIAIIAILVAVLIF
- a CDS encoding type Z 30S ribosomal protein S14, which translates into the protein MAKTALKVKQSRKPKFGVRAYTRCQKCGRPHSVYRKFGLCRICLRDMAHAGELPGVTKSSW
- the rplR gene encoding 50S ribosomal protein L18, with translation MAISIKHTKSLAPKTASRARRQLRARKKINGSADRPRLVVTRSSRHLFVQVIDDKQGKTLASASTMEADLRSADGDKSEKARKVGSMIAERAKAAGVEQVVFDRAGNKYHGRIAALADAAREAGLGF
- the rpmD gene encoding 50S ribosomal protein L30, which produces MAELKITQSKSGVGGKQYQRDTLRTLGLKRIGDTVTREDRPEVRGMIRTVAHLVTVEEVK